A genomic region of Nymphaea colorata isolate Beijing-Zhang1983 chromosome 2, ASM883128v2, whole genome shotgun sequence contains the following coding sequences:
- the LOC116249273 gene encoding protein DETOXIFICATION 29-like yields the protein MEAENQRPLLNDNLGKADGGHGNRRSGTVEFEGDIEPINRAGRFFFQFGAESKKLWYLAGPAIFTSLCQYSLGAITQAFAGHVGTLELAAVSMENSVIAGFSFGVMLGMGSALETLCGQAYGAGQLDMLGIYMQRSWVILNSTALVLCIFYIFATPFLKLIGQASEIAESAGTFAIWMIPQLFAYSINFPIAKFLQAQSKIMVMALISLVALVLHTFFSWLLIIKLGWGLVGAAVVLDSSWWFIVIAQLVYIFAGTCGRAWTGFSWKAFTHLWEFFKLSLASAIMLCLECWYYMVLILFGGYLSNPEVSVDALSICMNILGWTIMVAFGSNAAISVRVSNELGAGNPRKAKFAVVVVVISTFIIGLAISAVLLILRDYYPKVFTSSQEVQALVNQLTPLLALTIVIDNVQPVLSGVAIGAGWQAIVAYVNVGCYYLFGLPLGLVMGYKLNLGVTGIWSGMTIGVCLQSLILFAMTYRTNWNKEASAASERIRVWGGPRTSDDGPEK from the exons ATGGAAGCAGAGAACCAACGGCCGTTGCTGAACGACAATCTCGGTAAAGCCGACGGTGGGCATGGAAACAGAAGAAGTGGAACGGTGGAGTTTGAAGGGGACATTGAGCCCATCAATAGAGCAGGGAGGTTTTTCTTCCAATTTGGGGCCGAATCAAAGAAACTGTGGTATCTTGCTGGGCCTGCTATCTTCACGTCCCTGTGCCAGTATTCACTGGGAGCGATCACTCAGGCCTTTGCTGGACACGTTGGAACCCTCGAGCTTGCCGCCGTTTCTATGGAGAACTCTGTCATTGCGGGGTTCTCCTTTGGTGTTATG CTAGGAATGGGAAGTGCATTAGAAACGCTATGCGGACAAGCCTACGGGGCTGGGCAGCTTGACATGCTTGGGATTTACATGCAGAGATCATGGGTCATCCTGAACTCCACGGCCCTTGTCCTTTGTATATTTTACATCTTTGCTACTCCCTTTCTGAAACTAATTGGGCAGGCCTCGGAGATTGCAGAGTCGGCAGGAACGTTTGCAATATGGATGATCCCGCAGCTCTTTGCTTATTCCATTAACTTTCCCATAGCCAAATTCCTGCAGGCTCAGAGCAAGATCATGGTCATGGCTTTAATATCACTTGTTGCTCTGGTCCTCCACACTTTCTTCAGTTGGTTGCTCATCATAAAGCTGGGGTGGGGACTGGTAGGTGCTGCTGTGGTGCTCGATTCCTCTTGGTGGTTCATTGTTATTGCTCAATTGGTGTACATTTTCGCTGGCACTTGTGGCCGAGCTTGGACCGGGTTCTCATGGAAGGCCTTCACTCATCTTTGGGAATTTTTCAAGCTTTCATTGGCATCTGCCATCATGCTCTG CCTAGAGTGTTGGTATTACATGGTGTTGATTCTATTTGGTGGATATTTGAGCAACCCTGAAGTTTCAGTAGATGCACTATCCATTTG CATGAACATCTTAGGTTGGACAATAATGGTAGCGTTTGGCTCAAATGCAGCAATAAG TGTGAGGGTGTCAAATGAATTGGGAGCAGGAAACCCAAGGAAGGCAAAATTTGCAGTGGTGGTCGTGGTGATCTCCACCTTCATCATCGGCCTTGCCATCTCTGCCGTTCTGCTCATACTGAGGGATTACTACCCCAAGGTATTTACCAGCAGCCAGGAAGTGCAAGCGCTGGTCAATCAGCTCACCCCTCTCCTTGCTCTCACCATAGTCATTGACAATGTCCAGCCCGTGCTCTCAG GTGTTGCAATCGGAGCAGGGTGGCAAGCAATCGTCGCTTATGTGAACGTGGGATGCTACTACCTCTTTGGCCTTCCATTGGGATTAGTCATGGGATACAAATTGAACTTGGGAGTCAcg GGAATTTGGAGCGGCATGACGATCGGAGTCTGCCTACAATCGCTGATACTGTTTGCCATGACCTACAGAACCAACTGGAACAAAGAG GCTTCTGCTGCGTCCGAGAGGATCAGAGTGTGGGGAGGACCAAGAACTTCAGATGATGGTCCTGAAAAATAA